From Thermotoga sp. Mc24, the proteins below share one genomic window:
- a CDS encoding DJ-1/PfpI family protein: MATICHGLIALAVADIVAGKKLTGWFACKDPIEIMGVEFVPEHVAVICGRIVSVRTPPEIPEFVDIRTVTLLNEF, from the coding sequence ATAGCAACTATTTGTCATGGTCTGATTGCTCTGGCGGTAGCTGATATAGTAGCAGGTAAAAAGCTTACTGGGTGGTTTGCCTGTAAGGACCCTATCGAAATTATGGGAGTAGAATTTGTTCCAGAACACGTAGCGGTTATTTGTGGTCGTATAGTCAGCGTCAGAACTCCTCCTGAAATACCAGAATTTGTGGATATTCGCACTGTTACTTTGTTGAATGAGTTTTAA
- a CDS encoding NADH:flavin oxidoreductase: protein MKKRFKYRTLEEMRWEAITLGMDLPLLDDFDVFRDPVDLGLKTIPNRFVDQPMEGNDAQLDGTPGPLTLRRYRRLAEGGAGVIWVEAIAISREARGNDRQLMLTEETVNSFRSFVAEIKSASLKTNNFEPYVVAQLTHPGRFGKNRKILFHDKFLDEKYGITEDFPLMSDEELDSLKEQYLRAAKFAKIAGFDAVDIKACHRYLLSELLAAHTREGKYGGSYENRTKLLKDIVRLVREEVEIDITVRLNLSDFIPYPYGWGSTEEGTLDFTEPGRLLKELEELGVKIINVTASTPYLKPHINRPYDEMGKYNPPEHPIVGAMRLLNLAKLAKETLSRTLVVASGFTWFRQFAPYVAAGMLKNSWCDLVGFGRMTFAYPDYPKDILTKGELDPKKVCITCNKCAELKAAGESCGCVVRDSEVYLPIYRKMEENKKS, encoded by the coding sequence GTGAAAAAAAGGTTCAAATACAGAACACTCGAAGAGATGCGCTGGGAAGCTATTACGTTGGGAATGGATCTTCCACTGTTGGATGATTTCGATGTTTTCAGAGATCCTGTTGATCTTGGTTTAAAGACAATACCGAACAGGTTCGTTGATCAACCCATGGAAGGAAACGACGCACAGCTCGATGGAACCCCTGGTCCCCTCACACTGAGACGTTACAGAAGACTCGCCGAAGGTGGAGCTGGTGTGATATGGGTGGAAGCCATCGCCATTTCTAGGGAAGCGAGGGGAAACGACAGACAACTAATGTTAACAGAAGAAACTGTGAACTCTTTCAGAAGCTTTGTTGCAGAGATAAAAAGTGCTTCCTTGAAAACAAACAACTTTGAACCGTACGTTGTAGCCCAGCTTACCCATCCTGGAAGATTTGGAAAGAACAGAAAGATTCTCTTCCACGATAAATTCTTGGATGAAAAATACGGTATAACAGAAGATTTCCCCCTCATGTCCGATGAAGAACTGGACAGCTTGAAAGAACAGTACCTGAGAGCTGCAAAATTCGCAAAAATAGCTGGATTCGATGCGGTTGATATCAAAGCGTGTCACAGATACCTTCTTTCCGAACTACTTGCAGCACACACACGCGAGGGAAAATATGGGGGTTCCTACGAAAACAGAACAAAACTTCTGAAAGACATCGTAAGACTCGTTAGAGAGGAAGTCGAAATAGATATTACCGTGCGATTGAACCTTTCTGACTTCATTCCTTACCCATACGGATGGGGATCGACAGAAGAAGGAACACTCGATTTCACAGAACCTGGAAGACTTCTGAAAGAACTGGAAGAACTCGGTGTGAAAATAATCAACGTGACCGCTTCCACACCGTATCTGAAACCTCATATAAACAGACCGTATGATGAAATGGGAAAGTACAATCCCCCTGAGCATCCCATCGTTGGAGCCATGAGACTTCTGAACCTGGCGAAACTGGCCAAAGAAACTCTTTCAAGAACGCTCGTTGTTGCGAGCGGCTTCACCTGGTTCAGACAGTTCGCACCCTACGTTGCAGCCGGTATGCTGAAGAACAGCTGGTGCGACCTTGTGGGTTTTGGAAGAATGACATTCGCTTATCCAGACTATCCAAAAGACATACTGACAAAGGGGGAACTCGATCCGAAGAAGGTCTGTATCACCTGTAACAAATGTGCAGAACTGAAAGCCGCGGGAGAAAGCTGTGGTTGCGTTGTCAGAGACAGTGAAGTGTACCTTCCCATATACAGAAAGATGGAGGAGAACAAGAAATCATGA
- a CDS encoding FAD-dependent oxidoreductase, whose amino-acid sequence MRESVVKLNEHTLRIFSLNTIVVGSGAAGLNAVDRVFSFGQKDVALLTDNLKWGTSRNTGSDKQTYYKLTLAGNVPDSVYELAETLFNGGSMDGDIALVEAALSARAFFRLVELGVPFPHSRYGEYVGYKTDHDPKQRATSAGPLTSYYMCEKLLEEIRRKGIKIFEGYQAIGILTDRNEEKTIGLIALDLNNLYDPEKRYVLFNVKNIIYATGGPAGMFYFHSVYPPVHFGATGIAFEAGVMGKNLTEWQFGIASKKFRWNLSGTYQQVIPRYVSTDENGNDEREFLEEYFPDPSTMLNAIFLKGYQWPFDVRKIKNYGSSLIDILVFYETVIKGRRVWLDFTRNPSWGSKNGELDFSLLGKEAYEYLKNSGALFGRPIDRLEKMNRPAIEVYLQHGIDLRKEYLEIGVCAQHNNGGLHGNIWWESNLKHFFPVGEVNGSHGVYRPGGSALNSGQVGGVRAAQYIVENYSGDPLCEEEILEEAKDQILKKIELGESFVKRITGKSNVSSILKEISERSMRSMGIVRSLEEARKGKNETLRDFNNLIEKVELSSIRQLPFAFRLYDVLLTQYVYLSAVENYIESGGKSRGSYIVHDPTGELPIPNLPEMFRYSLAGESFNKKIQRVRCKENRCEFFWDPVKEIPREDTWFETVWNSFMRREVLR is encoded by the coding sequence ATGAGAGAGTCGGTTGTTAAGTTAAACGAACACACCCTGAGAATTTTCTCTCTCAATACTATCGTGGTGGGTTCTGGTGCTGCGGGTTTGAATGCGGTAGACAGGGTTTTCTCTTTTGGTCAGAAAGATGTGGCACTTTTAACGGACAACCTGAAATGGGGAACATCCAGAAACACTGGCTCTGACAAGCAAACATACTACAAGCTCACGCTCGCAGGTAATGTACCTGATTCCGTTTATGAACTTGCTGAAACATTGTTCAACGGAGGAAGTATGGACGGTGACATCGCACTCGTTGAAGCTGCCCTTTCGGCCCGGGCGTTTTTCAGGCTCGTGGAACTTGGGGTTCCTTTTCCCCATTCGAGGTACGGTGAGTACGTTGGATACAAGACAGATCATGATCCCAAACAGCGCGCTACCTCTGCAGGTCCTCTGACTTCCTATTACATGTGCGAAAAACTCCTGGAGGAGATCAGAAGAAAGGGTATAAAGATCTTTGAAGGTTACCAGGCGATTGGTATCTTAACAGACAGAAACGAAGAAAAAACAATTGGTCTCATCGCGCTCGATCTGAACAACCTCTATGATCCGGAAAAGAGATACGTTCTCTTCAACGTGAAAAACATAATCTATGCAACCGGTGGACCTGCGGGAATGTTCTATTTCCACTCGGTTTATCCTCCTGTGCATTTTGGAGCCACTGGTATCGCTTTCGAAGCGGGGGTTATGGGGAAGAATCTGACGGAATGGCAGTTTGGAATCGCTTCCAAAAAGTTCAGATGGAACCTGTCTGGTACCTATCAACAGGTCATACCGAGGTACGTTTCTACGGATGAAAATGGAAACGATGAAAGAGAGTTCCTTGAAGAGTACTTCCCGGATCCTTCCACGATGCTGAACGCCATTTTTCTGAAAGGTTACCAGTGGCCGTTCGATGTGAGAAAGATAAAAAACTACGGTTCCTCTCTGATAGATATCCTCGTGTTCTACGAAACAGTAATCAAAGGTAGAAGGGTCTGGTTGGATTTCACAAGAAACCCCAGCTGGGGAAGCAAAAACGGGGAACTGGACTTCTCCCTTCTTGGAAAAGAAGCGTACGAATACCTGAAAAATTCAGGTGCTCTCTTCGGTCGACCCATAGACAGGCTTGAAAAAATGAACAGACCCGCGATAGAAGTCTATTTACAGCACGGAATAGATCTGAGAAAAGAATACTTAGAAATCGGAGTCTGCGCCCAGCATAACAACGGAGGTCTTCATGGAAACATTTGGTGGGAAAGCAATCTGAAACATTTCTTCCCGGTGGGAGAAGTGAACGGATCCCATGGAGTATACAGACCCGGTGGTAGCGCTCTGAACTCTGGACAGGTGGGAGGAGTGAGGGCCGCCCAGTACATAGTAGAGAACTACTCTGGTGATCCTCTGTGCGAAGAGGAAATTCTGGAAGAGGCGAAAGATCAAATCCTCAAAAAAATTGAACTGGGCGAAAGTTTTGTGAAAAGAATCACTGGAAAATCCAATGTGTCATCCATTCTCAAAGAGATAAGCGAGCGTTCCATGAGAAGTATGGGTATAGTGAGATCTCTTGAAGAAGCGAGAAAAGGGAAAAACGAGACCCTCAGAGATTTCAATAATCTGATTGAAAAAGTAGAACTCTCCTCTATAAGACAACTTCCTTTCGCATTCAGACTTTACGACGTTCTTCTCACACAATACGTGTATCTTTCAGCAGTTGAAAATTACATAGAATCGGGTGGAAAGAGTAGAGGTTCTTACATCGTTCACGATCCGACCGGAGAACTTCCCATCCCGAATCTACCAGAGATGTTCAGATACAGCCTGGCTGGCGAATCTTTTAACAAGAAAATTCAGAGAGTTCGTTGCAAAGAAAACAGGTGTGAATTTTTCTGGGATCCTGTGAAGGAAATTCCAAGGGAAGATACCTGGTTCGAAACGGTATGGAATAGCTTCATGAGGAGAGAAGTTCTCAGATGA
- a CDS encoding Gfo/Idh/MocA family protein, whose translation MKEVSVVLVGIGGYGNKYVEYILREGREKGVRISGVVDPYPQNSRFYDELRSLNVPMYNTLEEFYSHHTADLAIISSPIHYHCEQTCTAVRNGSHVLCEKPAAATVKEVKKMIECREKYGKIVAIGYQWSYNPAVLKLKEDILAGKFGKPVLFKTLVLWPRDTAYYRRNSWAGKLKVNNRWVLDSVAGNATAHFLHNMLFLLGEKMEESAYPESIVAELYRANDIESFDTCALKMTVRKIPVLFFATHAVKERKGPVFEYRFEKARVICNYPEYPESEENLLVVYEDGRKEIYGPTDHGSMRKLWVVVDAVRGQKEFICTLESAMAHTIAINEAHVSMKEIQDFPTELKRVEGEPPLIWVEGLKEAMERAYEEEKIFSELNLPWAKRGEEVKLENFEGLEGEITC comes from the coding sequence ATGAAAGAAGTCTCTGTGGTTCTCGTAGGCATCGGGGGTTACGGTAACAAATATGTAGAGTACATACTGAGAGAAGGAAGAGAAAAAGGTGTTCGAATATCTGGTGTGGTAGATCCGTATCCACAGAACAGCAGGTTCTATGATGAACTCCGTTCGTTAAACGTTCCTATGTACAACACACTCGAAGAATTTTACTCTCACCATACAGCAGATCTTGCTATCATTTCTTCTCCTATCCATTATCACTGCGAGCAAACCTGTACGGCAGTCAGAAACGGAAGTCACGTGCTCTGTGAAAAACCCGCTGCAGCTACTGTAAAGGAAGTAAAAAAGATGATCGAATGCAGAGAAAAATACGGAAAGATCGTAGCGATAGGTTATCAGTGGTCCTATAATCCTGCGGTTCTCAAGCTCAAGGAGGATATTCTCGCTGGAAAATTTGGAAAGCCGGTTCTTTTTAAAACTCTTGTCCTCTGGCCAAGAGATACGGCTTATTACAGAAGAAACTCCTGGGCAGGAAAATTGAAGGTGAACAATCGATGGGTTTTAGACAGTGTGGCGGGAAACGCTACAGCACACTTTCTGCACAACATGCTTTTCTTGCTGGGTGAAAAAATGGAAGAAAGTGCGTATCCTGAAAGTATAGTTGCGGAGCTCTACAGAGCCAACGACATAGAAAGTTTCGACACCTGTGCTTTGAAAATGACTGTGAGAAAGATACCCGTTCTTTTCTTCGCAACACACGCTGTAAAAGAACGTAAAGGACCTGTTTTTGAATACAGATTTGAAAAGGCCCGGGTCATATGTAATTACCCGGAATATCCTGAAAGTGAAGAGAATCTTCTCGTTGTTTATGAAGATGGCAGAAAAGAGATTTACGGTCCAACAGATCACGGTAGTATGAGAAAACTCTGGGTTGTGGTAGATGCAGTGAGGGGGCAAAAGGAATTCATCTGTACCCTTGAATCGGCCATGGCCCACACAATTGCTATAAATGAAGCACACGTTTCCATGAAAGAAATCCAGGATTTTCCAACAGAACTGAAAAGAGTAGAGGGAGAACCTCCTCTGATTTGGGTAGAAGGATTAAAAGAGGCCATGGAGAGAGCCTACGAGGAGGAAAAAATCTTTTCTGAACTGAATCTACCGTGGGCGAAGCGTGGTGAAGAAGTAAAGCTTGAAAACTTCGAGGGGCTCGAAGGGGAGATAACATGCTGA
- a CDS encoding Gfo/Idh/MocA family protein gives MLKICVIGSSGHFRYALEGLDEECSVTGIAPGVPEEDLSKLEKAISEMNIKPKKYNNWWEMLEKEKPDILVINTVFSLNGKILLEALERKIHAFVEKPIATTFEDLEKIRSVYQKVRNEVFFTAMFGIRYRPHFLTAKKLVSEGAVGEIRLVNTQKSYKLGQRPDFYKKRETYGGTIPWVGIHAIDWIHWITGKKFLSVYATHSRLHNSGHGELETTALCHFTLEDEVFASLSIDYLRPQGAPTHDDDRMRIVGTKGIVEVINERVFLTDEKGHREVPLVEKGQIFEDFLREIRGQGKCMVTPEDSILTTEIALKARLSADTGQIVRI, from the coding sequence ATGCTGAAGATATGCGTAATTGGCTCCTCTGGTCATTTCAGATATGCTTTAGAAGGACTCGACGAGGAGTGTTCCGTTACCGGAATCGCACCAGGGGTACCAGAAGAAGATTTGTCAAAGCTGGAAAAAGCTATATCTGAAATGAACATAAAACCGAAGAAATACAACAACTGGTGGGAAATGTTAGAAAAAGAAAAACCCGATATTCTGGTTATAAATACCGTTTTTTCTCTGAACGGAAAGATCCTGCTAGAAGCTTTAGAGAGAAAAATCCATGCCTTCGTAGAGAAACCCATAGCTACCACCTTCGAAGATCTGGAAAAGATCAGGTCTGTCTATCAGAAGGTGAGGAACGAGGTTTTCTTCACAGCCATGTTTGGTATCAGATACCGGCCACATTTTCTCACCGCCAAAAAACTTGTCAGTGAAGGTGCTGTGGGTGAAATCAGACTCGTGAACACACAGAAGTCATACAAACTCGGACAAAGACCAGATTTTTACAAAAAGAGGGAAACATACGGAGGGACCATTCCCTGGGTTGGAATACACGCGATTGACTGGATCCACTGGATCACCGGAAAAAAATTTCTCTCCGTTTACGCTACCCACTCACGTCTTCACAATTCAGGCCATGGAGAACTCGAAACGACGGCACTCTGCCACTTCACATTGGAAGACGAAGTTTTCGCATCCCTTTCCATAGATTATCTCAGACCCCAGGGTGCCCCTACCCACGACGACGACAGAATGAGAATAGTGGGGACCAAGGGAATCGTCGAGGTCATTAATGAAAGAGTGTTTCTCACGGACGAGAAAGGACACAGAGAAGTACCACTCGTTGAAAAAGGGCAGATTTTCGAAGATTTCTTGAGGGAAATTCGTGGTCAAGGAAAGTGCATGGTAACCCCGGAAGACTCTATTCTCACCACCGAGATCGCATTGAAAGCAAGACTTTCAGCAGATACAGGGCAAATCGTTAGGATTTGA
- a CDS encoding AEC family transporter gives MLYTTFSAIIPSFLIILIGYTLGKVFSEETMGLASKVAIWVMVPTVTFTFINEYTPSFSTLGEFGLGVAIIFVIFYLYSRLFKEKKEVIHVTAVTANVGYLGYPILLSLWGEEALSLGVVYATLNIIMFSAVLPMFLGEKVNIKNLFRLPYVYALIAGFLTGKLGWSFRELPEWLVNAILMLKQSAIPYLLLYVGLSVSKLKLGRHLSKIGGIIVVNKLFLAPLIALVFALIYGLEGLTAKVFVLETAMPAAVNAVVLTSALGGDSETVGYGVTLTTFFAIFTLPVWAVILERIFS, from the coding sequence ATGCTCTATACGACGTTCTCGGCGATAATTCCTTCTTTTCTCATAATCCTCATCGGCTACACTTTGGGGAAAGTTTTTTCTGAAGAAACAATGGGTCTTGCTTCAAAAGTTGCAATCTGGGTCATGGTTCCAACGGTAACGTTTACCTTTATAAACGAATACACTCCCAGTTTTTCAACTCTTGGAGAATTCGGACTTGGAGTGGCTATTATTTTTGTTATCTTCTATCTTTATTCCAGACTCTTCAAGGAGAAAAAAGAAGTGATTCACGTCACCGCAGTTACCGCAAACGTTGGCTATTTGGGATATCCTATCCTTCTTTCTTTGTGGGGAGAAGAAGCACTTTCTCTCGGAGTGGTTTACGCCACCCTGAACATCATCATGTTCTCCGCAGTTCTTCCCATGTTCCTTGGTGAGAAAGTGAACATTAAAAATCTGTTCAGACTTCCTTACGTGTACGCTCTGATTGCAGGATTTCTAACCGGAAAATTGGGCTGGAGTTTTCGAGAACTTCCCGAATGGCTTGTAAATGCTATTTTGATGTTGAAGCAATCTGCCATACCGTACCTTCTTCTTTACGTGGGATTGTCTGTTTCCAAACTGAAACTGGGAAGACATCTTTCGAAGATTGGCGGGATCATCGTTGTGAATAAGCTCTTCCTTGCCCCCCTCATTGCACTGGTTTTCGCTCTGATTTACGGTCTTGAAGGACTCACAGCCAAGGTTTTCGTGCTGGAAACCGCGATGCCTGCTGCTGTGAACGCAGTGGTTCTCACTTCTGCCCTCGGTGGAGACAGTGAAACAGTGGGTTACGGTGTTACTCTCACCACTTTCTTTGCCATCTTCACTCTTCCTGTCTGGGCTGTCATCTTAGAGAGAATATTCAGTTGA
- a CDS encoding glycerol dehydrogenase, whose protein sequence is MITTTIFPGRYVQGTGAINILEEELSRFGEKAFVVIDDFVDKNVLGGNFFSSFTKVRVNKQTFGGECSDEEIERLSGLVEEETDVVVGIGGGKTLDTAKVVAYKLKKPVVIVPTIASTDAPCSALSVIYTPNGEFKRYLFLPKNPDVVLVDTEIVAKAPTRFLVAGMGDALATWFEAESCKQKYAPNMTGRLGSMTAYALARLCYETLLEYGVLAKRSVEEKSVTPALEKIVEANTLLSGLGFESGGLAAAHAIHNGLTVLENTHKYLHGEKVAIGVLASLFLTDKPRKMIEEVYSFCEEVGLPTTLAEIGLDGVSDEDLMKVAEKACDKNETIHNEPQPLTSKDVFFALKAADRYGRMRKNLT, encoded by the coding sequence ATGATAACAACCACCATATTTCCAGGTAGATATGTTCAGGGGACAGGTGCTATCAATATTCTAGAAGAAGAACTTTCTCGTTTTGGAGAAAAGGCATTCGTGGTGATTGATGATTTTGTGGACAAAAACGTGCTAGGGGGAAACTTCTTCAGCTCTTTCACAAAAGTCAGGGTAAACAAACAGACCTTTGGTGGAGAGTGCTCAGATGAAGAGATAGAGAGACTTTCAGGTCTTGTTGAGGAAGAAACAGACGTGGTGGTGGGTATAGGTGGTGGAAAAACACTCGATACCGCTAAAGTGGTCGCCTATAAATTGAAAAAGCCTGTTGTGATTGTTCCAACTATTGCTTCTACAGATGCTCCATGCAGCGCCCTTTCCGTGATTTACACACCAAACGGGGAGTTCAAAAGATACCTGTTTTTGCCAAAGAATCCAGATGTCGTTCTGGTAGACACGGAGATTGTGGCGAAAGCCCCCACGAGATTTCTCGTGGCTGGAATGGGAGATGCCCTTGCCACGTGGTTTGAGGCAGAATCTTGTAAACAGAAATACGCTCCAAATATGACGGGAAGACTAGGTTCGATGACAGCCTACGCACTCGCAAGACTTTGCTATGAGACACTTCTAGAATACGGTGTACTCGCAAAAAGGTCGGTGGAGGAAAAGTCTGTCACACCTGCCCTTGAAAAAATCGTTGAGGCAAACACGCTGCTGAGTGGTCTAGGATTCGAAAGTGGAGGACTGGCAGCTGCACATGCTATTCACAACGGTCTCACCGTTCTGGAAAATACCCACAAGTATTTACACGGGGAAAAAGTGGCCATAGGAGTTCTCGCATCACTGTTTTTGACTGACAAACCCAGAAAGATGATCGAAGAGGTCTACTCTTTCTGTGAAGAAGTGGGATTACCTACTACTCTGGCAGAGATAGGACTTGATGGTGTTTCGGACGAGGATCTGATGAAAGTGGCTGAGAAAGCCTGTGACAAGAATGAAACAATACACAACGAACCCCAACCTTTGACATCAAAAGATGTGTTTTTCGCCCTAAAAGCAGCAGACAGGTACGGAAGGATGAGAAAAAACCTCACTTGA
- a CDS encoding DUF523 domain-containing protein: MKILVSACLLGLPTRYDGRSAADERVLSLLERHDLIPVCPEQLGGLPTPRPRCEIYGGCGWTGKERVLDEFGSDRTENFLKGAETTLKVARLLKVDLAILKSKSPSCGKKFVYDGSFSGRLVPGKGVTAFVLERNGVEVLDETEIPGDL, encoded by the coding sequence ATGAAGATCCTGGTAAGCGCGTGCCTTCTGGGACTTCCCACAAGATACGACGGACGTTCAGCAGCAGATGAAAGAGTTCTTTCGCTGCTGGAAAGGCACGATCTGATACCTGTCTGTCCCGAGCAACTTGGTGGTCTTCCAACTCCAAGGCCCCGGTGTGAGATTTATGGAGGCTGCGGATGGACCGGGAAGGAAAGAGTTCTCGATGAGTTTGGAAGCGACAGAACTGAGAATTTTTTGAAAGGCGCGGAAACCACCCTCAAGGTTGCTCGCCTTCTGAAAGTAGACCTCGCCATTCTGAAATCTAAAAGTCCCTCCTGTGGAAAAAAATTCGTCTACGATGGAAGTTTTTCCGGAAGATTGGTTCCGGGAAAGGGAGTTACCGCTTTCGTTCTGGAAAGAAACGGTGTGGAGGTACTGGACGAAACAGAAATACCAGGTGATTTGTAG
- a CDS encoding peptidoglycan DD-metalloendopeptidase family protein produces MKRGFFLLFLVVFFVHGFSSYFLIHYKVQKNDTLYSISLNFGISPSLLLDWNPGLDPHNLRVGQEIVIPQPPGYLYTVKKGDTLDTIAKRFFTTATFIKEANQLKSYTIYAGQKLFIPESIIGKAFNDEKFFIWPVYGVISSGFGWRIHPITGKYSFHSGIDISAPEGTPIFAAESGVVEFAGENGGYGLMIKIKSASYEHIYGHLSQIDVYEGQYVKKGQIIGRVGNTGLSTGPHLHFEVRVNEKAVNPINYLPNQIWVLKKELIGTGGE; encoded by the coding sequence ATGAAGAGAGGCTTCTTTTTGCTTTTTCTTGTTGTCTTTTTCGTACACGGATTCTCATCCTACTTCCTGATTCATTACAAGGTCCAGAAGAACGACACCCTTTACAGTATATCCCTCAACTTTGGGATTTCCCCCTCTCTTCTTCTTGACTGGAATCCCGGACTCGACCCTCACAATCTCAGAGTGGGGCAGGAGATCGTGATTCCTCAGCCGCCTGGCTACCTCTACACAGTAAAAAAAGGAGACACCCTCGATACTATTGCAAAAAGGTTCTTCACAACCGCTACTTTCATAAAGGAAGCGAATCAGCTCAAGTCTTACACCATATATGCGGGACAGAAGCTGTTCATACCTGAAAGTATCATTGGAAAGGCGTTCAACGATGAGAAATTCTTCATCTGGCCTGTTTATGGTGTCATTTCCTCCGGTTTTGGCTGGAGGATTCACCCCATAACCGGGAAATATTCCTTTCACTCAGGAATTGATATATCGGCACCTGAGGGTACACCCATATTCGCTGCTGAAAGCGGAGTGGTGGAGTTCGCCGGGGAAAACGGCGGGTACGGTCTCATGATAAAAATAAAATCTGCTTCTTACGAACACATATACGGGCATCTTTCCCAAATAGATGTATACGAGGGTCAGTACGTAAAGAAAGGTCAGATAATAGGAAGGGTTGGAAACACCGGTTTGAGTACAGGGCCTCACCTTCATTTCGAGGTTAGAGTGAATGAGAAAGCCGTGAATCCGATCAATTACCTGCCAAACCAGATCTGGGTGTTGAAAAAAGAACTCATAGGAACCGGTGGAGAATGA
- a CDS encoding protein-glutamate methylesterase/protein-glutamine glutaminase, giving the protein MTDRVIRVLVVDDSAFMRMVLKDIIDSQPDMKVVGFAKDGLEAVEKAVELKPDVITMDIEMPNLNGIEALKLIMKKVPTRVIMVSSLTEEGAAITIEALRNGAVDFITKPHGSVSLTFRQVAPELLEKIRQAMNVDPRTLLFKPKVSRLTITKPAVSGKIVVIGSSTGGPRSLDMIIPNLPKNFPAPIVVVQHMPPGFTKSLAMRLDSTSELTVKEAEDGEEVKPGFVYIAPGDFHLGLKAQNGKVFFFLDKSDKINNVRPSVDFTLDKAAEIYKSKTIAVILTGMGKDGTKGAFKVKFYGGTVIAEDKETCVVFGMPKSVIEEGYSDYVLPAYKIPEKLIELV; this is encoded by the coding sequence ATGACAGACAGGGTGATAAGAGTACTGGTGGTAGATGACTCGGCGTTCATGAGGATGGTACTCAAAGATATCATAGATTCTCAGCCAGACATGAAGGTAGTGGGATTCGCTAAAGACGGTTTGGAAGCCGTTGAAAAGGCTGTAGAACTCAAACCAGACGTCATAACCATGGACATCGAAATGCCGAATCTGAACGGAATTGAAGCGCTGAAACTCATCATGAAAAAAGTCCCCACACGAGTCATCATGGTGAGCAGTTTGACGGAAGAAGGCGCGGCGATCACAATAGAAGCTCTCAGAAACGGTGCGGTGGATTTCATCACCAAGCCGCACGGTTCGGTTTCTCTCACTTTCAGACAAGTTGCCCCGGAACTTCTGGAAAAGATCAGACAGGCGATGAACGTGGATCCACGCACTCTCCTCTTTAAGCCGAAGGTTTCACGGCTCACCATAACCAAACCAGCTGTAAGTGGGAAAATCGTGGTTATAGGTTCCTCAACCGGAGGGCCCAGATCGCTCGACATGATCATCCCAAACCTTCCGAAAAACTTCCCAGCTCCAATAGTGGTGGTCCAGCACATGCCTCCTGGTTTCACAAAATCGCTCGCAATGAGGCTGGACAGCACCTCTGAACTCACAGTGAAGGAGGCCGAAGACGGAGAAGAGGTCAAGCCCGGTTTTGTTTATATCGCTCCCGGGGACTTCCATCTTGGTTTGAAAGCCCAGAACGGCAAGGTTTTTTTCTTCCTGGACAAGTCTGATAAAATAAACAACGTGAGGCCATCGGTGGATTTCACCCTGGACAAAGCAGCGGAGATATACAAATCCAAAACGATAGCTGTAATTCTCACGGGTATGGGCAAAGATGGCACCAAGGGAGCATTCAAGGTCAAGTTTTACGGTGGAACGGTAATAGCCGAAGATAAAGAAACATGTGTCGTCTTTGGAATGCCCAAGTCGGTGATCGAAGAAGGTTACTCTGATTACGTTCTTCCGGCCTATAAAATACCTGAGAAGCTGATAGAACTCGTATGA
- a CDS encoding diacylglycerol kinase family protein has translation MQRDSNNILKSFKNAFEGIENALKLERNLKIHFFIGIVVAIFSLFLPLSANDLLWIYFAIFSVIGAELLNTVVEKFLDLFFKEYSESVKLVKDIAAGVVLWYSLFSVVVGILILGKALFSWEPSFAKFFVSGVLIFFPVISFSMRRYRNDRQGDKSTGGR, from the coding sequence TTGCAGCGGGATTCGAATAATATTTTGAAATCCTTCAAAAACGCCTTTGAAGGAATAGAAAATGCCTTAAAACTGGAAAGAAATCTCAAAATACATTTCTTCATAGGGATCGTTGTGGCTATTTTTTCTCTCTTTTTGCCGTTGAGTGCGAATGATCTTTTGTGGATATACTTTGCCATATTCTCTGTCATTGGAGCGGAGCTTCTCAACACGGTGGTGGAAAAATTTCTCGATCTTTTCTTCAAGGAGTACAGTGAATCGGTAAAGCTCGTGAAAGATATAGCGGCCGGTGTGGTTCTCTGGTATTCACTTTTTTCAGTGGTTGTGGGTATTTTGATACTGGGAAAAGCTCTTTTCTCCTGGGAACCTTCGTTTGCCAAGTTCTTCGTTTCTGGTGTTTTGATATTCTTTCCTGTAATCTCTTTTTCCATGAGGAGGTACAGAAATGACAGACAGGGTGATAAGAGTACTGGTGGTAGATGA